A portion of the Thermoproteota archaeon genome contains these proteins:
- a CDS encoding HEPN domain-containing protein, with protein sequence MKPEDWLHRAEMFLRAARRNLEAGDYAISCFDSQQAAELALKALHICRFGSKPYTHNLVALAEPFGLEHDFLLTLSLFYTLSRCPEGESISFSREVALRCVETASEVVEFVRREMEGGC encoded by the coding sequence ATGAAACCCGAAGACTGGCTGCACAGGGCTGAAATGTTCCTCAGAGCCGCAAGGAGGAACTTGGAGGCCGGAGACTACGCCATATCTTGCTTCGACTCTCAACAGGCCGCGGAGCTTGCATTAAAGGCCCTGCACATATGCAGGTTCGGCTCAAAACCCTACACACATAACTTGGTAGCCTTGGCCGAACCATTCGGGCTCGAACACGATTTTCTGCTCACCCTATCCCTGTTCTACACCCTATCAAGGTGTCCTGAGGGTGAATCCATCTCCTTCTCTAGGGAGGTGGCCCTGAGGTGCGTCGAAACGGCGAGTGAGGTGGTGGAGTTTGTCAGGAGGGAGATGGAGGGAGGCTGTTGA
- a CDS encoding nucleotidyltransferase domain-containing protein — MSGGRWREAVEEFAGWVRERYGGGVVIVFGSRARDESYAASDTDLLAILDRSDLDTLLELFRKAHLVGIPNPEVHLFSVDEAFREARGNTVIMDALLEGITFLDTFGIVEELRRRGLERRKDGWWPSISHPTT, encoded by the coding sequence TTGTCAGGAGGGAGATGGAGGGAGGCTGTTGAGGAGTTCGCGGGGTGGGTGAGGGAGCGCTACGGTGGGGGTGTAGTGATAGTCTTCGGAAGCAGGGCCAGAGATGAGAGCTATGCCGCAAGCGATACTGATCTCTTAGCGATACTGGACCGGTCTGACTTGGACACGCTATTGGAGCTGTTCAGGAAGGCCCACCTAGTGGGGATCCCCAATCCAGAGGTACACCTGTTCTCTGTGGACGAGGCTTTCAGGGAGGCTCGGGGGAACACTGTGATCATGGACGCGCTGCTCGAGGGGATCACGTTCTTGGACACCTTCGGGATTGTGGAGGAGCTGAGGAGGAGGGGGCTAGAGAGGAGGAAGGATGGATGGTGGCCGTCCATATCCCATCCCACCACTTAG
- a CDS encoding 3-oxoacyl-ACP reductase family protein: MKLKDKVAVITGASRGIGRAIATEFAREGADVVVNYRTRSREAEEIVERVREMGRRAIAVRADVSDPDQVEEMASIVFEEFGKMDVLVNNAGIISKAPLEEVSPEEWDRVILVNLNGVFYAMRSFGIRMIRQGGGSIVNVASVAGHTPLEGGGAYSASKAGVIILTRQAAVEWGPKGVRVNAICPGPVLTDMLMSEYTEEELRKRKRLTPAGRLGRPEDVARLAVFLASDDASYITGAIYDMDGGLSASTYRLLHELLR, translated from the coding sequence ATGAAGCTGAAGGATAAGGTTGCGGTGATCACCGGCGCCAGCAGAGGGATAGGAAGGGCCATAGCCACGGAGTTCGCTAGAGAGGGAGCTGACGTTGTGGTAAACTATAGGACGAGATCGAGGGAAGCTGAGGAAATCGTGGAGAGGGTAAGGGAGATGGGGAGAAGGGCTATAGCGGTGAGGGCTGATGTCTCAGATCCAGACCAAGTGGAGGAGATGGCGTCCATAGTCTTCGAGGAGTTCGGGAAGATGGATGTCCTCGTGAACAACGCGGGCATCATATCGAAGGCTCCGCTCGAGGAAGTGTCCCCTGAGGAATGGGATAGGGTCATTTTAGTGAATCTGAACGGCGTCTTCTACGCGATGAGGAGCTTTGGGATTAGGATGATCCGTCAGGGTGGCGGGAGCATAGTTAATGTAGCATCCGTGGCTGGGCACACGCCCTTGGAGGGTGGGGGTGCCTACAGCGCGTCCAAGGCCGGAGTAATCATCCTGACGAGGCAGGCAGCCGTTGAGTGGGGCCCCAAGGGCGTCAGGGTCAACGCGATATGCCCGGGGCCAGTACTAACGGATATGCTGATGAGCGAGTACACCGAGGAGGAGCTTAGAAAGAGGAAAAGGCTCACTCCTGCAGGGAGATTGGGGAGGCCAGAAGATGTAGCGAGGCTTGCCGTCTTCCTAGCTTCGGATGATGCTAGTTACATAACGGGAGCCATTTACGACATGGATGGGGGACTCTCCGCTAGCACCTACCGCCTACTCCACGAGCTACTGAGGTAA